In Falco naumanni isolate bFalNau1 chromosome 5, bFalNau1.pat, whole genome shotgun sequence, the following are encoded in one genomic region:
- the UBE2H gene encoding ubiquitin-conjugating enzyme E2 H isoform X6: MGYGFMNKIFHPNIDEASGTVCLDVINQTWTALYDLTNIFESFLPQLLAYPNPIDPLNGDAAAMYLHRPEEYKQKIKEYIQKYATEEALKEQEEGTGDSSSESSMSDFSEDEAQDMEL; the protein is encoded by the exons ATGGGCTATG GGTTCATGAATAAAATTTTCCATCCCAACATTGACGAAGC GTCAGGAACTGTATGTCTAGATGTAATCAATCAAACTTGGACAGCTCTCTATG ATCTCACCAATATATTTGAATCgttcctgccccagctgctggcctACCCTAACCCTATAGATCCTCTAAATGGTGACGCTGCAGCCATGTACCTCCACCGACCAGAAGagtacaaacagaaaattaaag AATACATTCAGAAATATGCAACAGAAGAAGCACtaaaagaacaggaagaagGCACTGGGGACAGCTCATCTGAGAGTTCCATGTCTGACTTCTCGGAAGATGAGGCTCAGGACATGGAGTTGTAG
- the UBE2H gene encoding ubiquitin-conjugating enzyme E2 H isoform X7 → MNKIFHPNIDEASGTVCLDVINQTWTALYDLTNIFESFLPQLLAYPNPIDPLNGDAAAMYLHRPEEYKQKIKEYIQKYATEEALKEQEEGTGDSSSESSMSDFSEDEAQDMEL, encoded by the exons ATGAATAAAATTTTCCATCCCAACATTGACGAAGC GTCAGGAACTGTATGTCTAGATGTAATCAATCAAACTTGGACAGCTCTCTATG ATCTCACCAATATATTTGAATCgttcctgccccagctgctggcctACCCTAACCCTATAGATCCTCTAAATGGTGACGCTGCAGCCATGTACCTCCACCGACCAGAAGagtacaaacagaaaattaaag AATACATTCAGAAATATGCAACAGAAGAAGCACtaaaagaacaggaagaagGCACTGGGGACAGCTCATCTGAGAGTTCCATGTCTGACTTCTCGGAAGATGAGGCTCAGGACATGGAGTTGTAG